A genome region from Gossypium hirsutum isolate 1008001.06 chromosome A04, Gossypium_hirsutum_v2.1, whole genome shotgun sequence includes the following:
- the LOC107910324 gene encoding light-harvesting complex-like protein OHP1, chloroplastic isoform X2: MATSSLISSPSLLPTKPLTIHRQNQYHNTTTFRNRASFKVLAAKLPAGVEVPKVEPKFKAPFLGFTRTAEIWNSRACMIGIIGIFIVELIINKGTLQTIGVDVGKGLDIPL; this comes from the exons ATGGCTACTTCTTCGCTCATTTCCTCCCCATCACTTCTTCCAACTAAGCCCTTAACAATTCATCGCCAAAATCAGTATCATAACACGACAACCTTCAGAAATCGAGCATCCTTCAAGGTTCTAGCTGCCAAGCTTCCTGCTGGT GTTGAAGTGCCAAAAGTAGAACCAAAATTCAAAGCACCATTTCTTGGATTTACGAGGACAGCTGAAATATGGAATTCCCGGGCTTGTATGATTGGCATAATTGGTATTTTCATTGTAGAACTG ATTATAAACAAGGGAACACTTCAGACAATTGGGGTAGATGTCGGCAAAGGTCTCGACATTCCTCTGTAA
- the LOC107910324 gene encoding light-harvesting complex-like protein OHP1, chloroplastic isoform X1: MATSSLISSPSLLPTKPLTIHRQNQYHNTTTFRNRASFKVLAAKLPAGKIQVEVPKVEPKFKAPFLGFTRTAEIWNSRACMIGIIGIFIVELIINKGTLQTIGVDVGKGLDIPL; encoded by the exons ATGGCTACTTCTTCGCTCATTTCCTCCCCATCACTTCTTCCAACTAAGCCCTTAACAATTCATCGCCAAAATCAGTATCATAACACGACAACCTTCAGAAATCGAGCATCCTTCAAGGTTCTAGCTGCCAAGCTTCCTGCTGGT AAAATTCAGGTTGAAGTGCCAAAAGTAGAACCAAAATTCAAAGCACCATTTCTTGGATTTACGAGGACAGCTGAAATATGGAATTCCCGGGCTTGTATGATTGGCATAATTGGTATTTTCATTGTAGAACTG ATTATAAACAAGGGAACACTTCAGACAATTGGGGTAGATGTCGGCAAAGGTCTCGACATTCCTCTGTAA